A single region of the Malaclemys terrapin pileata isolate rMalTer1 chromosome 2, rMalTer1.hap1, whole genome shotgun sequence genome encodes:
- the LOC128831448 gene encoding ly6/PLAUR domain-containing protein 2-like, giving the protein MKALLAVLLAGLVCVELAQSLRCYTCREPTDLSECTSVSNCSANDTACKTTVHSVDSGYPFFGNITVSKSCAKTCMPSDPDGIGESHPDSCCYTDLCNTGGVPGLTANALAITAAALWTLLRVMP; this is encoded by the exons ATGAAAGCGCTTCTGGCTGTTCTGCTGGCTGGCCTTGTGTGCGTGGAGCTAG CCCAGTCCTTGCGATGCTACACCTGCAGAGAACCGACAGATCTCTCTGAGTGCACATCGGTCAGCAACTGCTCTGCGAACGACACTGCGTGCAAGACAACTGTGCATTCTGTAGACTCTG GTTACCCCTTTTTCGGGAACATCACCGTCTCCAAATCCTGTGCTAAGACGTGCATGCCCTCCGACCCGGATGGAATTGGGGAGTCCCACCCCGACTCGTGTTGTTACACCGACCTGTGCAATACCGGCGGAGTGCCAGGGCTGACAGCCAATGCCTTGGCAATcacagctgccgctctctggaCCCTCCTGAGGGTCATGCCGTAG